Proteins from a genomic interval of Clostridium sp. 'deep sea':
- a CDS encoding 8-oxo-dGTP diphosphatase, whose protein sequence is MIKYTICFIKQGDKILLLNREKPSWMGRWNGVGGHIEENETARQCIIREIYEETGLKINNVVFKGLVTWIYDDKYHGGMYSYIAEIAENVNYKTPIKTPEGILDWKSLSWILNPRNTGVVNNIPSFLPYMLNENNIYEHICYYTNNNLNRVEKKQCSLVVE, encoded by the coding sequence TCTGCTTTATAAAGCAAGGAGATAAAATACTGCTTTTAAACAGAGAAAAACCAAGCTGGATGGGCCGCTGGAATGGAGTAGGGGGACATATAGAAGAAAATGAAACAGCAAGGCAGTGCATTATAAGAGAAATATATGAAGAAACAGGTTTAAAAATAAATAATGTTGTATTTAAGGGTTTAGTTACTTGGATTTATGACGACAAGTATCATGGAGGTATGTATTCTTATATTGCAGAAATAGCAGAGAATGTAAACTATAAAACCCCTATAAAAACCCCAGAGGGTATTTTAGATTGGAAATCTCTTTCTTGGATTTTAAACCCACGTAATACAGGGGTAGTTAATAATATTCCTTCTTTTTTGCCTTATATGTTAAATGAAAATAATATTTATGAACATATATGTTATTACACTAATAACAATTTGAATAGGGTGGAAAAGAAACAATGCTCTCTAGTTGTAGAATAG